In the Acidovorax sp. A79 genome, one interval contains:
- a CDS encoding 2Fe-2S iron-sulfur cluster-binding protein has translation MSTPPNTAPFFIATVEPGGQQCDAWPEQPLLLSLEQGGIDWPSSCRNGTCRTCMGQLAEGTVRYAIEWPGLTAEEKDEGCVLPCVAYPTSDVVLQGSMV, from the coding sequence ATGAGCACCCCACCCAACACCGCGCCCTTCTTCATCGCCACGGTAGAGCCCGGCGGCCAGCAATGCGACGCCTGGCCCGAGCAGCCGCTGCTGCTGTCGCTGGAACAGGGCGGCATCGACTGGCCCAGCTCCTGCCGCAACGGCACCTGCCGCACCTGCATGGGCCAGCTGGCCGAGGGCACCGTGCGCTACGCCATCGAATGGCCGGGCCTCACGGCCGAAGAAAAAGACGAAGGCTGCGTGCTGCCCTGCGTGGCCTATCCCACATCGGACGTGGTGCTGCAGGGCAGCATGGTCTGA
- a CDS encoding DUF938 domain-containing protein codes for MSHPPLPHSPAAERNQGPILAVLQSLLAPEGAALEIASGTGQHAAHFAAALPGWSWQPTDLQGTHFGAIAGWAAHTGARNVRTPVALDVLQPAWPADGPAFSQPFDLIYCANMLHIAPWACCAGLMRGAARHLAPGGLLVTYGPYLEDGVPTAAGNLAFDASLRAQDAAWGIRRIDDVAAVAAGAGLRLAARHAMPANNLLLVWTRATPAPDARPDTTHHP; via the coding sequence ATGTCCCACCCTCCGCTCCCGCACAGTCCCGCCGCCGAACGCAACCAGGGCCCCATCCTGGCGGTGCTGCAGTCCCTGCTGGCGCCGGAAGGCGCGGCACTGGAGATCGCCAGTGGCACGGGCCAGCACGCGGCGCACTTTGCCGCCGCCCTGCCCGGCTGGAGCTGGCAGCCCACCGACCTGCAGGGAACGCACTTCGGCGCCATCGCCGGCTGGGCCGCGCACACGGGCGCGCGCAACGTGCGCACACCCGTGGCGCTCGACGTGCTCCAGCCCGCCTGGCCCGCCGATGGCCCGGCGTTCAGCCAGCCGTTCGACCTGATCTACTGCGCCAACATGCTGCACATCGCGCCCTGGGCGTGCTGCGCGGGCCTGATGCGCGGTGCGGCCCGCCACCTGGCGCCAGGCGGCCTGCTGGTCACCTACGGCCCGTACCTGGAAGACGGCGTGCCCACCGCCGCGGGCAACCTGGCGTTTGACGCCAGCCTGCGCGCCCAGGACGCCGCCTGGGGCATCCGCCGCATCGACGACGTGGCCGCCGTTGCGGCCGGGGCCGGGCTGCGGCTGGCGGCCCGCCATGCGATGCCCGCCAACAACCTCCTGCTGGTGTGGACCCGCGCCACCCCCGCCCCCGACGCCCGCCCCGACACCACGCACCACCCATGA
- a CDS encoding DUF427 domain-containing protein, which yields MKAVWNGVVVAESDDTVVVEGNHYFPESALKREFFTFSNHKTTCHWKGQASYLSLLVNGEMNTDAAWFYADPKPEAEEIRGRVAFWKGVKVAA from the coding sequence ATGAAAGCAGTCTGGAACGGCGTGGTCGTCGCCGAGAGCGACGACACCGTGGTGGTCGAAGGCAACCACTACTTTCCCGAAAGCGCGCTCAAGCGCGAGTTCTTCACCTTCAGCAACCACAAGACCACCTGCCACTGGAAGGGCCAGGCCAGCTACCTGTCGCTGCTGGTCAACGGCGAGATGAACACCGACGCCGCCTGGTTCTATGCCGATCCCAAGCCCGAGGCCGAAGAAATCCGGGGCCGCGTGGCGTTCTGGAAGGGCGTGAAGGTCGCCGCCTGA
- a CDS encoding aminotransferase class IV — MSTLPDYSQGAACVRGQYVPIGDAAIPLTDWGFLRSDATYDVVTVWDGAFFRLDAHLERFLASCARLRLDPGRSPAEIAAVLEQCVRLSGLRDAYVEMIVTRGQPPWGSRDPRQAVNQFYAFAVPYVWIANEAQRERGLNLIVSDVQRIPASSVDPRVKNYHWNDLTMGLLGALDAGGDTVVLTDGAGHVVEGPGFNVFCVDAQGTIATPAQGMLEGITRRTVLEMAASLGLPLQARALPAAELRGAREVFLSTSGGGVLPVTRVDGRPVGDGAVGPVVRQLVRTYWDWHRDPRYSQPVRYA, encoded by the coding sequence ATGAGCACCTTACCCGATTATTCCCAGGGGGCCGCCTGCGTGCGCGGCCAGTACGTTCCCATTGGCGACGCGGCAATTCCGCTGACCGACTGGGGGTTTCTGCGCTCCGACGCCACCTACGACGTGGTCACCGTCTGGGACGGCGCATTCTTCCGGCTCGACGCGCACCTGGAGCGGTTCCTGGCCAGCTGTGCGCGCCTGCGGCTCGACCCGGGACGCTCGCCCGCCGAGATCGCGGCGGTGCTGGAGCAGTGCGTGCGCCTGTCGGGCCTGCGCGATGCGTATGTGGAGATGATCGTCACGCGCGGCCAGCCGCCCTGGGGTTCGCGCGACCCGCGCCAGGCCGTGAACCAGTTCTACGCGTTCGCCGTGCCCTATGTGTGGATCGCCAACGAGGCGCAGCGCGAGCGGGGCCTGAACCTCATCGTGAGCGACGTGCAGCGCATCCCCGCCAGCAGCGTGGACCCGCGCGTCAAGAACTACCACTGGAACGACCTCACCATGGGGCTCCTGGGGGCGCTGGACGCCGGGGGCGACACCGTCGTGCTCACCGACGGAGCAGGCCATGTGGTCGAAGGCCCGGGCTTCAACGTGTTCTGCGTGGATGCGCAGGGCACCATCGCCACGCCCGCCCAGGGCATGCTCGAAGGCATCACGCGCCGCACGGTCCTCGAGATGGCGGCGTCGCTGGGCCTGCCGCTGCAGGCGCGGGCCTTGCCGGCCGCCGAACTGCGCGGTGCGCGCGAGGTGTTCCTGTCCACCTCGGGCGGGGGTGTGCTGCCTGTCACCCGGGTGGACGGGCGGCCGGTGGGCGATGGCGCCGTGGGGCCGGTGGTGCGCCAGCTGGTGCGGACCTACTGGGACTGGCACCGCGATCCACGCTACAGCCAGCCCGTGCGCTATGCATGA
- a CDS encoding SDR family NAD(P)-dependent oxidoreductase encodes MDIEFKGRVAIVTGAGGGLGRQHALALAARGAKVLVNDLGGAVDGKGGSVGAAQAVVDEIIAAGGEAIANGASVTDYAAVQAMVQQAIDAWGRVDILVNNAGILRDKSFSKMEMDDFRLVVDVHLMGAAHCCKAVWPHMVAQQYGRIVMTTSSTGLYGNFGQANYGAAKLAQVGLMQTLSIEGAKYHIHVNALAPTAATRMTEGLMPQEVLDALKPEAVVPAMLVLAHESAPTRTILCAGAGTFEAAHITLTQGIHLGLGADVPEQLAARLAEATGRAGEQVPQSGAAQGTNEVSKAMAARV; translated from the coding sequence ATGGACATCGAATTCAAGGGCCGCGTGGCCATCGTGACGGGGGCGGGCGGGGGCCTGGGCCGCCAGCATGCACTGGCCCTGGCGGCGCGGGGCGCCAAGGTGCTGGTCAATGACCTGGGCGGCGCGGTGGACGGCAAGGGTGGTTCGGTGGGCGCGGCGCAGGCCGTGGTCGACGAGATCATCGCGGCCGGCGGCGAGGCGATCGCCAACGGCGCCTCGGTCACCGACTACGCGGCCGTGCAGGCCATGGTGCAGCAGGCCATCGACGCCTGGGGCCGGGTGGACATCCTGGTGAACAACGCCGGCATCCTGCGCGACAAGTCGTTTTCCAAGATGGAGATGGACGACTTCCGCCTGGTGGTGGACGTGCACCTGATGGGCGCCGCCCACTGCTGCAAGGCCGTGTGGCCGCACATGGTGGCCCAGCAGTACGGCCGCATCGTGATGACCACGTCGTCCACGGGCCTGTACGGCAACTTCGGCCAGGCCAACTACGGCGCGGCCAAGCTGGCGCAGGTGGGGCTGATGCAGACTCTGTCCATCGAGGGGGCCAAATACCACATCCACGTGAACGCCCTGGCACCCACGGCCGCCACGCGCATGACCGAGGGCCTGATGCCCCAGGAGGTGCTGGACGCCCTGAAGCCCGAGGCCGTGGTGCCCGCCATGCTGGTGCTGGCGCACGAGAGTGCGCCCACGCGCACCATCCTGTGCGCGGGCGCGGGCACGTTCGAGGCCGCGCACATCACGCTCACGCAGGGCATCCACTTGGGGCTGGGCGCCGACGTTCCCGAGCAGCTGGCGGCCCGCCTGGCCGAAGCGACGGGGCGCGCGGGCGAACAAGTACCACAAAGTGGCGCGGCGCAGGGAACCAATGAAGTGAGCAAGGCCATGGCGGCGAGGGTTTAA